Proteins found in one Mycteria americana isolate JAX WOST 10 ecotype Jacksonville Zoo and Gardens chromosome 8, USCA_MyAme_1.0, whole genome shotgun sequence genomic segment:
- the LOC142413731 gene encoding LOW QUALITY PROTEIN: protocadherin gamma-A9-like (The sequence of the model RefSeq protein was modified relative to this genomic sequence to represent the inferred CDS: substituted 1 base at 1 genomic stop codon) has translation MPKGSLVGDVAKDLGLELPALRRRDLSIIDRGRTQYFALHGKTRHLVTAQRIDREQLCESVQQCVLRCELIVEGEMQVYGIEGEITDINGNAPSLRGAEIDLRLSETTAPGWRFPLARAHDPDVGRNSLQSYELSGDEHFSLAVQAGPGGDQRPELVLAKALDREEAAFHELVLRASDGGEPARTGTVRARVAVLDASDNAPVFSQAEYTVTATDADEGLNGHVKYSFHKISERSSEIFQLDAETGAISLVRSLDFEEGESYEVEMGAQDGGGLSDTAKVAIAVTDVNDNAPELTVSSALSAISEDAPSGTVVALLHVQDRDSGANGEVRCSMAERLPFRLEKPFEDYYRVVTARELDREEVAENNVTVRAADGGSPALWSSAVLALRVLDVNDNAPVFAEARYSARLPENNAAGALVLTVRAADADWGQNARVRYRLSEGGVRGAPLSSYVSVQAETGALYALRSFDYEEVREVWLWVRAEDGGAPALSSNVSVRLVIVDENDNAPQVLYPPAAAAPGAGWAGVELAPRSAEPGALVAKEVAVDADAGQIAWPSXELAKATEPGLFRVGLHSGEVRTARAVAQGDAPRQRLVVLVRDGGQPPRSATATLGIALVDGFSDAFLQLNHAPAARQQQQPQAGEEDPLTTHLIASLGWVSSLFLLSVLAFSAAKLCKARLRARLSPPSARCYADGDFAADGVDVAGTGTLSPAYRYEVCLTTGSGRSEFQFLRPVLPSPQSSAEDQGTAVQLAARWRGGSQPAEHSPSSRSATGLAGRQARPRLSLAGTRLRSPSSA, from the coding sequence ATGCCGAAGGGCTCGTTGGTGGGCGACGTGGCCAAggacctggggctggagctgccggcgCTCCGCCGGCGCGACCTCAGCATCATAGACAGAGGTAGGACGCAGTATTTCGCTCTGCACGGGAAGACGCGACATTTAGTGACGGCGCAGAGGATagacagagagcagctctgcgagAGTGTGCAGCAATGCGTGCTGCGGTGTGAGCTCATAGTGGAAGGGGAAATGCAGGTTTACGGAATCGAAGGGGAAATCACGGACATCAACGGCAACGCGCCCAGCTTGCGAGGGGCAGAAATAGACCTGAGACTCAGCGAGACGACAGCCCCAGGGTGGCGGTTTCCCCTGGCCAGGGCTCACGACCCGGACGTGGGACGGAATTCGCTGCAGAGCTACGAGCTGAGCGGCGACGAGCACTTCTCGCTGGCCGTGcaggcgggccccggcggcgatCAGCGTCCCGAGCTGGTGCTGGCGAAGgcgctggaccgggaggaggCGGCGTTTCACGAGCTGGTGCTGAGGGCGAGCGACGGCGGAGAGCCGGCGCGGACGGGCACGGTGCGGGCCCGCGTGGCGGTGCTGGACGCGAGCGACAACGCGCccgtgttcagccaggcggagtaCACCGTCACGGCCACCGACGCCGACGAGGGGCTGAACGGGCACGTGAAATACAGTTTCCATAAAATTTCAGAGCGGTCGTCGGAAATTTTCCAGCTGGACGCCGAGACGGGAGCGATCAGTCTGGTGCGGAGCCTGGACTTCGAGGAAGGCGAATCCTACGAAGTGGAGATGGGGGCTCAAGACGGCGGCGGACTTTCCGACACGGCGAAAGTCGCGATTGCCGTGACagacgtgaacgacaacgcgcccgAACTGACAGTGTCGTCGGCGCTGAGCGCGATCTCTGAGGACGCCCCGTCGGGGACGGTGGTGGCCCTGCTGCACGTGCAGGACCGGGACTCGGGGGCGAACGGCGAGGTGCGGTGCAGCATGGCCGAGCGCCTCCCGTTCCGCCTGGAGAAGCCCTTCGAGGACTACTACCGCGTGGTGACGGCGAGGGAGCTGGACCGGGAGGAGGTGGCGGAGAACAACGTGACGGTGCGGGCGGCGGACGGCGGGTCGCCGGCGCTGTGGAGCAGCGCGGTGCTGGCGCTGCGGGTGctggacgtgaacgacaacgcgccggtgTTCGCGGAGGCGCGCTACAGCGCGCGGCTGCCCGAGAACAACGCGGCGGGCGCGCTGGTGCTGACGGTGCGGGCGGCGGACGCGGACTGGGGGCAGAACGCGCGCGTGCGGTACCGGCTGTCGGAGGGGGGGGTGCGGGGCGCGCCGCTGTCGTCCTACGTGTCGGTGCAGGCGGAGACGGGCGCGCTGTACGCGCTGCGCTCCTTCGACTACGAGGAGGTGCGCGAGGTGTGGCTGTGGGTGCGGGCGGAGGACGGCGGCGCGCCGGCGCTGAGCAGCAACGTGTCGGTGCGGCTCGTGATCGTGGACGAGAATGACAACGCGCCGCAGGTGCTgtacccgccggcggcggcggcgccgggcgcgggctgGGCGGGCGTGGAGCTGGCGCCGCGCTCGGCGGAGCCCGGGGCGCTGGTGGCCAAGGAGGTGGCGGTGGACGCGGACGCGGGGCAGATCGCGTGGCCGTCGTAGGAGCTGGCCAAGGCGACGGAGCCGGGGCTGTTCCGCGTGGGGCTGCACAGCGGCGAGGTGCGCACGGCGCGGGCCGTGGCGCAGGGCGACGCGCCCCGGCAGAGGCTCGTCGTGCTGGTGCGAGACGGCGGGCAGCCGCCGCGCTCCGCCACCGCCACCCTCGGCATCGCCCTGGTGGACGGCTTCTCCGACGCCTTCCTCCAGCTCAACCACGCTCCTGCggcgaggcagcagcagcaaccgcAGGCGGGCGAGGAGGACCCGCTCACCACCCACCTCATCGCCTCCCTGGGCTGGGTCTCGTCGCTCTTCCTCCTGTCCGTCCTCGCCTTTTCGGCAGCCAAGCTCTGCAAGGCTCGCCTCCGCGCACGCCTGTCGCCTCCCTCTGCCCGCTGCTACGCTGACGGCGACTTCGCCGCCGACGGCGTGGACGTGGCCGGCACGGGCACTCTGTCGCCGGCTTACCGCTACGAAGTGTGCCTGACCACCGGCTCGGGGAGGAGCGAATTCCAGTTCCTGAGGCCCGTCCTGCCCAGCCCGCAAAGCAGCGCTGAGGACCAAGGAACCGCTGTGCAGCTCGCAGCCCGCTGGCGAGGGGGAAGCCAACCCGCGGAGCACAGCCCCTCCTCCCGTTCAGCCACCGGACTGGCCGGCCGGCAGGCGCGTCCACGCCTGAGCCTTGCTGGG